Proteins encoded by one window of Marinoscillum sp. 108:
- a CDS encoding tagaturonate reductase, producing the protein MKKLSTTERITQHPIKVIQFGEGNFLRAFVEWMIELLNEKSDFDGSVAIVQPLQNGLIHLLKEQGGLYHHVRQGIENGETIDEVKLIQCVSEVINPFEEQAAYFALAEIPSVQLIFSNTTEAGIVHEATDRPEAGQMANTFPGKLTQLLKHRYDHFQGDKGKGVAMIPCELIEQNGTKLKKCIAQYIDLWNLGEGFKTWVNETCAFANTLVDRIVPGYPKDEIEVITERIGIKDQLVVKSESFHLFVIEAPEFVQELFPAHRLGLNVKYVKDITPYRTQKVRILNGAHTSMVPIGLLYGLETVSETIDDTETGKLIREIIFDEIVATIQIPGEDPKEFADQVISRFRNPFIRHELISISLNSIAKFKVRVLPTILDYLRIKGHLPNKLIFALACLIHLYLRDTDRLKDDETYLNFFESLKSDEPETLVNKVLANSSLWDQDLTAVDGLSDLLTTHFKAIASEQMKEVLLNM; encoded by the coding sequence ATGAAAAAATTGAGCACTACAGAACGAATCACACAGCATCCCATTAAGGTTATTCAATTTGGAGAAGGGAATTTTCTTAGGGCTTTTGTAGAATGGATGATTGAGTTACTCAATGAAAAGTCTGATTTCGACGGTAGTGTGGCTATTGTTCAGCCCCTCCAAAATGGCCTCATACACCTACTCAAGGAGCAGGGTGGACTTTATCACCATGTAAGGCAAGGTATTGAAAATGGAGAGACAATAGATGAAGTAAAGCTGATCCAGTGTGTATCCGAGGTTATCAATCCTTTCGAGGAGCAGGCTGCGTATTTCGCTCTGGCAGAGATTCCTTCTGTGCAGCTCATTTTCTCTAATACCACGGAGGCAGGTATCGTACACGAAGCTACGGACCGGCCTGAAGCAGGTCAGATGGCCAATACATTCCCAGGTAAGCTCACACAGTTATTGAAACACCGCTATGACCATTTTCAAGGAGATAAAGGCAAAGGTGTGGCCATGATCCCTTGTGAGCTAATTGAGCAAAATGGAACCAAACTTAAAAAATGTATAGCCCAATATATTGATCTCTGGAATTTAGGTGAGGGTTTTAAGACGTGGGTGAACGAAACCTGTGCATTCGCCAACACACTTGTGGACAGAATTGTACCCGGGTATCCAAAAGATGAGATTGAAGTCATCACGGAGCGCATTGGCATCAAGGATCAGTTGGTGGTCAAATCCGAGTCCTTCCACCTGTTTGTCATTGAAGCTCCTGAGTTTGTGCAGGAACTCTTCCCTGCCCATCGCCTGGGACTGAATGTGAAGTATGTGAAAGATATCACCCCCTACCGGACACAAAAGGTGCGCATCCTGAATGGAGCCCATACTTCTATGGTACCTATAGGTTTGCTATATGGGCTGGAGACAGTCAGTGAAACCATTGATGATACTGAAACTGGTAAACTGATACGCGAAATTATTTTTGATGAAATTGTAGCTACCATTCAAATCCCGGGAGAAGATCCCAAGGAATTTGCAGATCAGGTGATCTCGAGGTTTAGAAATCCTTTTATCAGACATGAACTGATCTCTATTTCTTTAAACTCCATCGCCAAATTCAAGGTGCGGGTGCTCCCGACCATTCTTGACTACCTAAGGATCAAAGGTCACCTGCCAAACAAGCTCATCTTCGCTCTGGCGTGCCTGATTCATTTGTACCTGCGAGACACTGATCGGCTCAAGGACGACGAAACGTATTTGAATTTTTTCGAGTCTCTCAAATCAGATGAGCCAGAAACACTGGTGAATAAGGTATTGGCCAATTCATCCCTCTGGGATCAGGACCTTACAGCAGTAGACGGCCTTTCAGATTTATTGACCACCCATTTTAAAGCCATTGCTTCAGAGCAAATGAAAGAGGTACTTCTTAATATGTAA
- a CDS encoding LacI family DNA-binding transcriptional regulator, whose amino-acid sequence MKGKKTTIHEIAKELNTTASTVSRALNNNPRISEETKKKVFAMAEKLGYEPNTMAASLRKGRSQIIGIIVPYADRIFFSSVIRGIEEEVKKSGYNVIICQSYEKIDNEIDDVNALLSAQVAGIIISLSRETSTYDHLKKVIQKNKTLVLFDRTTDALNTSCVAIDDYQGAYSSVSHLIENGYKKIAFFSGNKKVSIFRERFRGYLAALKDHNLPVVDDYIIEVPSDVEQGKLVTEKLMSLPVKPDAIFSSSDFSALGATKWLLQNNYRIPEDIGIVGFGNDPFTQYLEPTISSVDQKGKEMGKTAAQVFLEQVEGRNSIHRKVLLSPELIIRESSTKRSINKMVI is encoded by the coding sequence TTGAAAGGAAAAAAGACCACCATTCATGAGATTGCAAAAGAGCTGAATACCACCGCATCTACGGTATCCCGAGCTTTGAATAATAACCCGCGCATAAGTGAAGAAACCAAGAAGAAGGTTTTTGCAATGGCTGAAAAGCTGGGCTACGAACCCAACACCATGGCGGCCTCACTGCGCAAAGGACGATCGCAAATCATCGGAATCATCGTACCTTATGCGGACAGGATATTCTTCTCATCGGTCATACGGGGCATAGAAGAGGAAGTGAAAAAGTCCGGTTATAATGTAATCATTTGTCAATCTTACGAGAAAATAGACAATGAAATAGATGACGTCAATGCCCTCCTATCCGCTCAGGTAGCAGGTATTATTATCTCCTTATCCCGAGAGACGAGTACCTATGACCATTTGAAAAAAGTCATTCAAAAAAACAAAACACTGGTACTTTTCGACCGTACAACGGACGCGCTTAACACCTCATGTGTAGCCATTGATGATTATCAGGGTGCCTATTCCTCTGTCAGTCACCTGATCGAAAATGGCTACAAAAAAATAGCATTCTTTTCTGGAAACAAGAAGGTGAGTATTTTTAGAGAACGTTTCAGGGGCTATTTGGCAGCATTGAAAGACCATAATTTACCGGTAGTGGATGACTACATTATTGAAGTACCCAGTGATGTAGAGCAAGGCAAACTGGTGACAGAGAAACTCATGTCCCTCCCCGTAAAGCCAGATGCCATTTTTTCTTCTTCTGATTTTTCGGCGCTGGGAGCCACCAAATGGCTACTGCAAAACAATTACCGCATACCGGAGGATATCGGGATCGTGGGATTTGGTAATGACCCATTCACCCAGTACCTGGAGCCGACGATCTCCTCCGTAGACCAAAAAGGTAAGGAAATGGGCAAAACGGCGGCTCAGGTTTTTCTTGAACAAGTGGAGGGGCGAAACTCGATCCATCGCAAGGTGCTCTTAAGCCCGGAGCTTATCATACGGGAATCCTCAACCAAACGATCCATTAACAAAATGGTAATTTAA
- a CDS encoding DUF4861 family protein: MKFIPILFFGLSCLFSCTSDAPMASIAIRNPSDLARKEVIEVALNVDGEKPLQGQLNGRTVPTEFIDENEDGIIEKALVLLELEPGETANLEVVTSDGSANFTKMTQAELSVKQGGAWTEKEYIGGSFVNLDFLRVPDQHTDHTYFVRYEGPGWESDQMAYRFYLDWRNGMDVFGKLKPEPVLQSVGLDGFDSYHELSDWGMDLLKVGKTLGLGSIGKFRNDTLHRFRVVDSVTCQIVKNGLLESAISTNYYGWADGGNRTDLMSAISIQAASALTTHSIRFTNPIEGFCTGLVKNVGEEYVNEVVDNYHIFATYGKFSLNDDKLGLAVIVETPSISEVVDGAGSHVVLFNPSEEVTYHFMAVWEKGTNPIQSMDSFMALLRQEVLRLNQPLQVLAVD; this comes from the coding sequence ATGAAATTCATTCCTATCCTGTTTTTTGGCCTTTCATGTCTGTTTTCTTGTACCAGTGATGCCCCGATGGCTTCTATTGCTATTCGTAACCCATCGGATTTAGCTCGTAAGGAGGTGATTGAAGTGGCGTTGAATGTGGATGGAGAAAAACCATTGCAAGGACAGCTTAACGGAAGGACGGTACCGACAGAATTTATTGATGAAAATGAAGATGGCATTATTGAGAAAGCTCTGGTGCTACTTGAGCTTGAGCCTGGAGAGACTGCAAATTTGGAGGTAGTGACCTCAGATGGCTCAGCCAATTTCACCAAAATGACTCAGGCGGAGTTATCTGTCAAGCAGGGAGGAGCGTGGACGGAGAAAGAATATATTGGCGGATCATTTGTGAACCTTGATTTTTTAAGGGTACCTGATCAGCACACTGATCACACCTATTTTGTGAGGTATGAAGGGCCGGGCTGGGAATCGGATCAAATGGCCTACCGCTTTTATCTGGATTGGAGAAATGGGATGGATGTGTTTGGAAAGTTGAAACCGGAGCCAGTTTTGCAAAGTGTAGGTCTGGATGGTTTTGACTCTTATCACGAATTGAGTGACTGGGGGATGGACTTGCTGAAGGTGGGGAAAACTTTAGGCCTGGGCTCAATCGGGAAATTCAGAAATGACACCCTTCATCGATTTAGGGTGGTTGATTCAGTAACCTGTCAGATTGTGAAGAATGGTCTACTGGAGTCAGCAATTAGTACTAACTATTATGGATGGGCCGATGGGGGTAATCGCACCGATTTGATGTCTGCCATTAGCATTCAGGCAGCATCAGCATTGACCACTCACTCAATTAGGTTTACCAATCCAATAGAGGGTTTCTGTACTGGGCTGGTTAAGAATGTTGGGGAGGAGTATGTCAATGAAGTGGTTGATAATTATCACATTTTTGCGACATATGGCAAGTTTAGCTTGAATGATGACAAGCTGGGGCTTGCAGTGATTGTGGAAACACCTTCCATTAGTGAGGTAGTTGATGGAGCAGGAAGTCACGTAGTTTTGTTTAATCCATCAGAGGAGGTTACTTATCACTTTATGGCAGTATGGGAAAAAGGTACCAATCCTATCCAATCAATGGATAGCTTCATGGCGTTATTAAGGCAAGAGGTACTTCGCCTCAATCAACCTCTTCAGGTGCTAGCTGTTGATTAA
- a CDS encoding glycoside hydrolase family 105 protein, with protein sequence MKNILYLIGIVLLASCTPPKETAENQTETPLYVRMADSEMKRTPDPRLLDFRDKPKWEYTNGLVCLSFFKVWARTGEDRFLDYGKYYMDSMITDEGKILTYKLSDYNIDRINPGRFLIELNQLTPKPEYKVAIETLREQMREHPRTSEGGFWHKKRYPSQMWLDGLYMGSPFLAQYAMLYDEPALFDDVANQFKLIDKHAYSKETGLYYHGWDESREQKWADPETGLSPEFWGRALGWFSMAVVDVLDYFPEDHPKRDSLLMIVNKIALGIQKHQDPASGVWWQVLDKAGKEGNYLEASCSSMFTYFLAKSIQKGYLDSSYAPMTKKAYAGLIKEFIKENEDGTISLTNVCGVAGLGGDPYREGTYEYYVGEIRRDNDPKGVGPFIMASLWMEKFQ encoded by the coding sequence ATGAAGAACATACTTTACCTAATTGGAATAGTCCTGCTGGCGAGCTGTACCCCGCCCAAAGAAACTGCAGAGAACCAAACTGAAACTCCTCTATATGTGCGAATGGCAGACTCTGAGATGAAACGCACGCCGGATCCAAGGCTTCTGGACTTCAGGGATAAACCAAAATGGGAATATACCAATGGACTGGTATGCCTTTCTTTCTTCAAAGTTTGGGCACGGACGGGAGAAGATAGGTTTTTGGATTACGGCAAGTACTACATGGACTCTATGATCACGGACGAAGGGAAAATTCTCACATACAAACTCAGTGATTATAACATCGACAGAATCAACCCGGGAAGGTTCCTGATAGAGCTCAATCAGCTCACTCCAAAGCCTGAATACAAAGTAGCCATTGAAACACTGCGTGAGCAGATGCGTGAGCATCCACGCACCTCAGAGGGAGGATTCTGGCACAAAAAGCGCTACCCTTCTCAGATGTGGCTGGACGGACTCTATATGGGTAGCCCGTTTCTGGCACAGTATGCCATGTTATATGATGAACCTGCATTATTCGATGATGTCGCCAACCAGTTTAAGCTGATAGACAAACACGCCTACAGTAAAGAAACGGGACTTTACTACCACGGCTGGGATGAAAGCAGGGAACAAAAGTGGGCGGATCCTGAAACAGGTTTGTCTCCAGAGTTTTGGGGACGGGCCCTTGGCTGGTTTTCGATGGCTGTGGTGGATGTACTGGACTATTTTCCGGAGGATCACCCAAAGCGAGACAGCCTATTGATGATTGTCAACAAAATAGCCCTGGGAATTCAAAAACATCAGGATCCAGCCTCCGGAGTGTGGTGGCAGGTGCTGGACAAAGCAGGAAAAGAAGGAAACTATCTGGAAGCCTCGTGCTCCAGCATGTTTACCTACTTTCTGGCCAAGTCTATTCAAAAGGGATACCTGGATAGCAGCTATGCACCTATGACCAAAAAGGCTTATGCTGGTCTGATAAAGGAGTTCATCAAAGAAAATGAAGATGGCACGATCAGCCTCACCAATGTTTGTGGTGTGGCGGGATTAGGTGGAGACCCCTACCGAGAGGGAACTTATGAGTACTATGTAGGTGAGATCAGACGAGACAACGACCCGAAGGGTGTTGGGCCCTTCATCATGGCGTCACTCTGGATGGAAAAATTTCAGTAG
- a CDS encoding rhamnogalacturonan acetylesterase has translation MAIVLLLGCAQEEERIVTIYLIGDSTMADYADNYEEGKDYYKTRYPITGWGQVFQPYFSTDLSVFADLFSADSVVVDDRARGGRSTRTFFQEGRWRSVYESLKPGDLVIMQFGHNDAAEKKTERYVDIEGYKEFLRLFIAQSKQKGATPIVLTPVARNYPWENNRLQNVHGEYPDAALEVAREMNSLFIDLNQLSMNAFFKVGREYVTQNYFMNLDSGVYEAYPNGQSDNTHFQPEGAKVVAGLVFEAMKTLKK, from the coding sequence TTGGCGATTGTTTTGCTTTTGGGCTGTGCCCAGGAGGAGGAACGTATTGTCACCATTTACCTGATTGGTGACTCTACAATGGCCGATTATGCCGATAACTACGAGGAGGGAAAAGACTATTACAAAACCAGATACCCTATTACGGGTTGGGGGCAGGTATTTCAGCCTTACTTTTCCACGGATCTTTCTGTTTTTGCAGATCTCTTCTCTGCGGACTCCGTGGTGGTGGATGATCGGGCCAGAGGGGGGCGTAGTACACGCACTTTTTTTCAGGAGGGGAGGTGGCGCAGTGTTTATGAGTCGCTGAAGCCCGGTGATTTGGTGATCATGCAGTTTGGACATAATGATGCTGCCGAAAAGAAGACTGAGCGTTATGTAGACATTGAAGGTTACAAGGAATTTCTAAGGCTATTCATAGCGCAAAGCAAACAAAAAGGGGCCACTCCGATCGTATTGACACCTGTGGCTCGCAATTACCCATGGGAGAACAATCGTCTTCAGAATGTGCATGGTGAATATCCTGATGCAGCTCTGGAAGTGGCCAGGGAAATGAATAGTTTGTTCATAGACCTGAACCAGCTGAGTATGAATGCTTTCTTTAAAGTAGGAAGGGAATATGTTACCCAAAACTATTTTATGAATCTGGATTCTGGAGTGTATGAGGCTTATCCTAACGGTCAAAGTGACAACACGCATTTTCAACCCGAGGGTGCGAAGGTGGTGGCCGGGTTGGTTTTTGAAGCGATGAAAACTCTGAAAAAATGA
- a CDS encoding pectinesterase family protein, whose protein sequence is MRKLYLFTLIIAISFNGLAQYATEIVVDKSGQGDFTSIQEAIYSTKAFPEQDITIYIKNGVYREKVTIFSWNNRLTLKGESTDSTRIVWADHFASINLGRNSTFHTFTLKVEANDVRLQNLTIINSSGPIGQAIALYLEGDRIQLINCSIQGHQDTVYTSGEGFRQYFKDCYISGTTDFIFGGATVIFENCTIVSRSNSYITAASTPKSSQFGMVFLKCRITKMDESVNKVYLGRPWRSYAKTAFIECYMENHILPVGWHNWGSTEKETTVSYAEYASKGPGAHMNERAMWATSLTPTTAANYQLEVIFNGWIP, encoded by the coding sequence ATGAGAAAACTCTACCTATTCACCCTCATCATCGCCATATCATTCAATGGATTGGCTCAGTATGCCACTGAAATAGTGGTAGACAAATCTGGACAAGGAGATTTCACTTCCATTCAGGAAGCCATCTATTCGACTAAAGCTTTCCCAGAACAGGACATTACCATTTATATCAAGAATGGAGTCTATCGAGAAAAAGTGACCATTTTCTCCTGGAATAACAGACTCACCCTGAAAGGAGAAAGCACGGATAGTACGAGGATCGTTTGGGCTGACCATTTTGCCTCCATAAACCTTGGACGAAACAGCACTTTTCACACATTTACTCTCAAAGTAGAGGCCAACGATGTTCGATTGCAAAACCTAACCATTATTAACAGCTCTGGCCCGATAGGCCAGGCAATAGCACTGTATCTGGAAGGAGATAGAATTCAGTTGATCAATTGTAGTATCCAGGGGCATCAGGACACGGTCTATACATCCGGAGAAGGTTTCAGACAATACTTTAAGGATTGTTACATTTCAGGAACTACCGATTTCATCTTTGGGGGAGCCACTGTCATCTTCGAAAACTGCACCATTGTATCCAGATCAAACTCGTACATCACCGCAGCCTCTACCCCTAAATCTTCTCAATTTGGTATGGTGTTTTTGAAATGCAGAATTACTAAAATGGATGAATCAGTGAACAAGGTTTACCTGGGAAGGCCTTGGAGGAGTTATGCCAAAACTGCATTCATTGAATGCTATATGGAGAATCATATCCTCCCCGTTGGTTGGCACAACTGGGGTTCCACCGAAAAAGAAACCACAGTAAGCTATGCTGAGTATGCCTCTAAGGGCCCCGGAGCTCACATGAATGAACGAGCAATGTGGGCAACAAGCCTAACCCCCACAACTGCTGCCAATTACCAACTTGAAGTTATTTTCAATGGATGGATTCCTTAA
- a CDS encoding UxaA family hydrolase gives MMIRAITIHEKDDLAVALTDLPKGAEVTVNGKAITLQHTINAKHKFAMKDFHAGDEVHMYNVTVGKAKETIKTGEAVTTSNLAHQSESFSAEDKSANAFQWTSPDVSPWKDATFMGYHRKDGQVGTANYWLVFPLVFCENRNIETIKKAFDKALGLEKQDPYVALVENMVDRFRKNELSDASVLDFKLDTTTHISKARVFENIDGIRFLTHQGGCGGTRQDAETLCRLLSGYVNNPNVAGATVLSLGCQNAQVQMFTDALHSINPTIDKPIIIHDQQDTGKEQELIKNSITETFMALIEANKQTREPAPLSKLTIGLECGGSDGFSGISANPAIGYTSDLVVALGGKAILSEFPELCGVERELINRMDTQELAVKFVDIMRRYEKSAVEAGSGFDMNPSPGNIKDGLITDAMKSAGAAKKGGTSPITDILDYTEYAHKPGLNLLCTPGNDVESTTGLAGSGANIILFTTGLGTPTGNPISPVLKLSSNSKLAAKMPDIIDIDTGKVITGEKTIEEMGSEILNYIIEVASGHKTAKSMDLEQYDFIPWKRGVSL, from the coding sequence ATGATGATACGAGCAATAACCATCCACGAAAAAGACGACCTGGCTGTAGCACTGACCGACCTGCCTAAAGGAGCTGAGGTGACAGTCAATGGCAAGGCTATCACACTGCAACACACCATCAATGCCAAGCATAAATTTGCCATGAAAGACTTTCATGCAGGTGATGAAGTACACATGTATAATGTGACAGTGGGCAAAGCAAAAGAAACCATCAAAACCGGTGAGGCGGTGACCACTTCCAATCTTGCTCACCAGTCAGAATCTTTCAGTGCCGAAGACAAGAGCGCAAACGCCTTTCAGTGGACCTCACCAGATGTCTCTCCATGGAAGGACGCCACCTTTATGGGCTATCATCGCAAAGATGGTCAGGTAGGAACAGCCAACTATTGGTTAGTATTCCCATTGGTCTTCTGTGAAAACAGAAACATTGAAACCATCAAAAAAGCATTTGATAAAGCCTTGGGTTTGGAAAAACAAGACCCTTATGTGGCCCTGGTTGAAAATATGGTTGACCGCTTCAGGAAAAATGAGCTAAGCGATGCTTCCGTCTTGGACTTCAAACTGGACACGACTACTCACATCTCCAAAGCACGAGTGTTTGAAAACATAGATGGCATTCGATTTCTGACTCATCAGGGTGGATGTGGCGGTACCCGTCAGGATGCTGAGACCCTCTGCCGACTGTTATCTGGCTATGTAAACAACCCTAATGTAGCCGGAGCTACGGTACTGAGTCTTGGGTGTCAGAATGCTCAGGTGCAAATGTTCACCGATGCCTTGCACAGTATCAACCCGACCATCGATAAGCCGATCATTATACATGATCAGCAGGATACAGGAAAAGAACAAGAGTTGATCAAAAACTCCATCACTGAAACCTTTATGGCCCTCATAGAGGCAAATAAGCAAACACGTGAACCCGCTCCCCTCAGTAAACTGACCATCGGTCTGGAATGCGGCGGATCAGACGGATTCTCAGGTATCTCTGCTAATCCGGCCATCGGCTATACCTCGGATCTGGTGGTGGCACTGGGAGGTAAAGCCATCCTTTCGGAATTTCCCGAACTGTGCGGGGTGGAGCGGGAGCTCATCAACAGAATGGACACTCAGGAATTGGCAGTCAAGTTTGTGGACATCATGCGCCGTTACGAAAAATCTGCGGTAGAAGCAGGATCTGGCTTTGACATGAACCCCTCTCCGGGCAACATCAAGGATGGGCTGATAACCGATGCAATGAAATCAGCCGGAGCCGCCAAAAAAGGAGGTACGTCCCCTATTACGGATATATTGGACTACACAGAATACGCACATAAACCGGGACTAAATCTCCTATGCACCCCAGGAAATGATGTGGAATCCACCACAGGATTGGCCGGTTCAGGTGCCAATATCATTCTTTTCACTACTGGCCTTGGCACGCCTACAGGCAATCCCATTTCTCCGGTACTGAAGCTTTCATCCAACTCCAAACTGGCAGCTAAAATGCCCGACATCATAGACATAGATACAGGAAAGGTGATCACCGGAGAAAAAACCATTGAAGAAATGGGCAGTGAAATCCTGAATTACATTATAGAGGTGGCCAGTGGCCACAAAACAGCTAAATCCATGGACCTGGAGCAGTATGACTTCATTCCATGGAAAAGAGGCGTTTCCCTCTGA
- a CDS encoding rhamnogalacturonan acetylesterase — MIRVIWKWAIPLFAGLLMSFGLLQEQQTVIYLIGDSTCAEKEVNAYPETGWGMPFVHFFDESIKVDNRAKNGRSTKSFMDEGRWEAVLKMLNSGDYVFIQFGHNDEVPSKVGRYTTPEEFQANLRGYVIDTRKKGALPVLLTPVSRRSFENGELVDTHEHYAQLVREVAQSNDVPLIDMTTLSMELVRNLGETESKWLYHHLDAGEHPNYPQGKSDDTHFNELGARKMAQLVLDGIRELNLELKNHIVAGTR, encoded by the coding sequence ATGATCAGAGTTATTTGGAAATGGGCTATTCCGCTTTTTGCAGGCCTTCTGATGAGCTTTGGACTTCTGCAGGAGCAGCAAACAGTAATTTATTTGATTGGGGACTCAACTTGCGCAGAAAAGGAGGTCAATGCTTACCCTGAAACGGGATGGGGGATGCCTTTTGTCCATTTCTTCGATGAGTCTATTAAGGTTGACAACCGAGCTAAAAATGGCAGGAGTACTAAATCGTTTATGGACGAAGGTCGATGGGAGGCGGTGCTCAAAATGCTGAATAGTGGTGATTATGTCTTTATCCAGTTTGGTCACAATGATGAAGTGCCTTCCAAAGTGGGGCGTTACACCACCCCTGAAGAGTTTCAGGCCAATTTAAGGGGATATGTCATCGACACCCGAAAAAAAGGAGCATTGCCTGTATTGCTCACCCCCGTGAGCAGAAGGTCATTTGAAAATGGAGAACTTGTTGATACCCATGAGCATTATGCGCAGCTGGTGCGGGAGGTAGCCCAATCCAATGATGTGCCTCTGATTGACATGACTACTCTGTCCATGGAGCTGGTGAGGAACTTGGGAGAAACGGAATCGAAGTGGCTTTACCATCATCTGGATGCGGGTGAACACCCCAACTATCCTCAAGGGAAATCAGATGACACACATTTCAACGAACTGGGAGCGAGAAAAATGGCTCAATTGGTGTTGGATGGGATCAGAGAACTGAACCTTGAGCTTAAGAATCATATAGTGGCAGGAACCAGATAA
- a CDS encoding pectinesterase family protein yields MKNILWMGLIVSSLGLSAQSYDFVVAKDGAGDFQTVQAAIDAVPHLRKNRTIIYVKSGVYKEKLILPTSKTNVSLIGESAVETILTFDDYASRKNMFGEEIGTSGSASFFIYGDGFEAKNLTFENSFGEGSQAVAVRVDGDRVKFENCRFLGNQDSLYPHGKDSRQYYKNCYIEGTVDFIFGWSTAFFEGCEIFCKRNGYITAASTEQETPFGFVFNNCKITGLAEAGTVFLGRPWRPYAQTVFMNCELGEVVHPEGWDPWRSEEKKKTAYYAEYANRGVGYQPDKRAQWAHILTDLEAEKYSLKNVMRDWNPDEE; encoded by the coding sequence ATGAAAAATATCTTATGGATGGGATTGATTGTCTCCTCGTTGGGGTTGTCAGCTCAAAGTTATGATTTTGTGGTGGCCAAGGATGGGGCCGGTGATTTTCAGACTGTACAAGCCGCTATAGATGCGGTACCTCACCTGCGCAAAAACCGAACGATCATATATGTTAAATCTGGGGTTTATAAAGAGAAATTGATCTTACCTACGTCCAAGACTAACGTGTCATTGATTGGTGAAAGTGCAGTCGAAACCATTTTGACTTTTGACGATTATGCCAGTAGGAAGAATATGTTTGGAGAAGAAATCGGAACCTCCGGATCCGCTTCATTCTTTATTTACGGGGATGGCTTTGAAGCCAAGAATCTGACTTTCGAGAATTCTTTTGGTGAGGGTAGTCAGGCCGTAGCGGTGCGAGTAGATGGTGATCGGGTAAAGTTTGAAAATTGCCGTTTTCTTGGTAATCAAGACAGCCTTTACCCACATGGAAAGGATAGCCGGCAGTATTATAAAAATTGTTACATCGAGGGGACTGTGGACTTTATATTCGGGTGGTCTACTGCCTTTTTTGAAGGGTGCGAGATTTTTTGCAAGCGCAATGGCTACATCACGGCAGCATCCACTGAACAAGAAACCCCATTTGGATTTGTGTTCAACAACTGTAAAATAACAGGATTGGCGGAGGCGGGTACGGTATTTCTGGGCAGACCCTGGCGACCTTATGCTCAAACTGTTTTTATGAATTGCGAATTGGGAGAGGTGGTGCATCCTGAGGGGTGGGATCCCTGGAGGTCGGAAGAAAAGAAGAAAACGGCCTATTATGCCGAATATGCAAACCGGGGAGTAGGGTATCAGCCCGACAAGCGAGCTCAGTGGGCACATATCCTTACCGATCTGGAGGCTGAGAAATATTCACTCAAAAACGTAATGAGAGATTGGAACCCGGATGAGGAGTAG